The Candidatus Desulfovibrio trichonymphae region GGTTTACCGCGTCATGCAGGCTCAGGGGCAGGGCAAGTTGGGCACGCAGGCTTTGGTGTTGGGTTTGGCCGCGCTCTCTGGAAAGGAGTGGCATGCGCTTGACTGAGTGGATTCAATAACCCGCTGTTGTCCGCACCGCTTTGAACAGGATGCATCCCTGTATCTTCAGCCCAAAGGCGCTGGTGCCCAGGACTGACGCTGAACAAAAAATTCTTGACAGCCGCGCCGGATATCCATATAAAGTTACGTCGGGATGTGGCGCAGTCTGGTAGCGTACTTGAATGGGGTTCAAGGGGTCGAAGGTTCAAATCCTTTCATCCCGACCATAAATTCAAGAGCTTGCGGAGATATGACCGCAAGCCCTTTCTGTTTTATGCGGCGTTTTACCACTAATGGCTAGCGTGGCTTCTGTGACTTGAATGACTATAATGTGTTGCAATCAGACGACCATCTGAATTTTTTGTCATCACATCTGAAAAATAGAGTTTTGCAGACGTATCAGGCTTGTTGATGGCTTGTACATCAATAACTTATACAGTCAGAGTAATATCCTCTACAACAAGAATTTTATCATGCCTTCGATAAAAAGGAAGTTTTTTAGTCGTAATTTCACCAATAAGCGGTGAAAAAACAGAAAGCACAAGTCATTGTCGTTTCAATACAAGACTAATTGGTGATATTTCTTAATTTTTCTCCACAAAAAATGTTTATAAAAGAATCAGTATGAACATTGCCAAGGTGAAAATATCTATCGCCCATACGAGCCAGCATACGAGCCTCATCTGAAGGATAGACAGACCCGTCATAATCGTAAATTACTCCACTAATCCCTGTGCCAGCGGGGGATTGTAAATCAACAAAGCCTGTTGAATATGGCGTTAAAATACGCGATAGAAGTATTGTTGCAAAGTGTTCTGCAAAGTATCTTGTCTTATTTATTAAAAATATATATTTAAGAGCATCAGTATACGCATCAACAAATTCTTGCATCTGATAGCCGAGGTTGTCTATTTTCTCTGCTGCAAAGCCATAAGGATTTAAGGAGCGAATAAAGATACCATCAAAGCCAAGCTCAATATAATAATCAATAATATGCTTGAAATTTTTTAAGCTGGTTGCAGTTGTTGTCATAAGGACATCAACCCCATCTTTCCCAAGAATTTCACGAGCAACGGGTATGGGTGAAATATCACTGGCGTACCCGGCAGGGCAGCAAGAACCTCAGCGACTAGAAGGCAACAGAACTTGTCGGACGGGATCGCGAAAGCCATCAGCGTGATTTGTACGAATCAATTGCAAAAGGCGACTTCCCGCGCTGGGATTTGTCTATCCAGATCATGATGACCGAGGATCAGGCGAAAAAGTATAAGGAAAATCCTTTTGATCTCAGTTTGGAATGTAAAGGACCCCCACTTGAAATCAAGGGGGCGATGGATTCATACGAACCCAAGGATGACGCGACGGATGACTGCTTTTATCAGGCCGGAGATCTTTACCGCCTCATGACCGAGGACAAAAAAGTTATTCTTATCGACAATACAGCACGGAACATTGCCGAAGTCACGGCAAACATCAAGTATCGCCACGTTGAACACGGCAACAGCGAATTTGCCGACAAACATTCTCACAGTAACTGAACAGAAAGCTTTTGGGCACTTGCCAAAACTTGATTGATTCGCTTTAGGGGTCTGCAAAACGTACTTTTATTTTCACTTGAAGGAATGTGAATTTCGTTTAACCATAGGCAAGATGACATTTATCAAATGGTGCTGGCAATACTCCGACATTTCCCTCTCAGCCAGACATGACCCTGAAATTTTAATCTTGATTTGTTCTAATGCTATTGAAAAGGCCGGGCCATGCGTTTTGTGGATGAAACGAAAATTCAGGTGCGCGCGGGCAAGGGGGGGCACGGCTGCGTGTCTTTCCGAAGGGAAAAGTTTGTGCCGCGCGGCGGGCCGGACGGCGGCGACGGCGGCGACGGCGGTTCTGTGGTCATCCAGGCTGACAGCCACCTGCTTTCGCTTTACGACCTTCGCGTCAGACGTCTGTATAAGGCGCAAAATGGGCAGCCGGGGCAGGGCAGCCGGTGCAACGGCAAAAAAGGTGAAGACCTTGTGCTTGCCCTGCCCGTGGGAACGCTGGTTTTTGTCGTGGGCCCGGATGGCGAACGTCTGCTTGCCGATCTGAACGAATCAGGCCTGCGCGTGACGGCGGCAAGGGGCGGACGCGGCGGCAAGGGCAACGAACATTTTAAATCCGCCACCATACGCGCGCCGCGTTTTGCCCAGCCGGGCGAGCCCGGAGAAGAACATTCTCTCAGGCTGGAACTAAAAATCCTGGCGGACGCCGGGCTGATAGGCCTGCCGAACGCGGGAAAATCCACCTTTATTTCACGCATATCCTCTGCCAGACCTAAAATTGCGGCCTATTCCTTCACAACGCTTGCCCCCAATCTGGGGGTGATGATTGATACGGTCGACCCGGACAGACGCATGGTGATTGCCGACATTCCCGGTCTTATTGAGGGCGCGCACACCGGGCATGGGCTTGGCAGCCGTTTTTTGAAACATGTGGAACGCACCCGTTTTCTCGTGCATATTCTGAGCGTTGAAGATGTGGACGATGCCAATCCCTGGGCCTGTTTTGCATTGATCAATGAGGAATTGCGGCGTTTTGACGCGAAGCTGGCCGAACGGCGCCAGATAGAAGTTGTCAATAAAATTGATCTCGTGAACAAAAACCGGCTTGTCGCGCTGAAAGGCCGCGCCGCAGCGGATGGCCGCCGCATGTTTTTTATTTCGGCCTTGCACAGCGAAAATCTGGAAGAACTGCTTGCCGAAATCTGGCGCTTGCGCGATGCCGTAGGAAGCAACATGCCCCTCACGCACATTGCGCGGGAAGAAGCAGCAGTGGATGGGGAAGATGAATTCCCTGAAATTGAAGTAAGGTACACGCGGGAATGACAACCATGACTACACGCGGGACAGGTCTGAACGCAGACCGGCGACGGGAGCGCGCACTGGCGCTGGCGCATGCCCGTACAGTGGTGATCAAGGTGGGAAGCGCCGTTTTGAGCAACTCACAAGGCCTTGATACCGACGTCATGGCTGAACTCGCGCGCCAGATGGCGGTTGTGCGAAACGCAGCGGCCGGCCGGCGTCTTGTACTGGTTTCATCCGGGGCTGTGGCCGCCGGCCGTGCGGTTTTGGCCGCCAACGGGCAAAAAGTGGAGGCCGCAGGTCTCGCCGCTCGCCAAGCGGCGGCAGCTGTGGGACAGGGGCGGCTTATACGCGTCTGGGAAGACTCTTTTGCCGTGCACGGCATCTCCACAGCACAGATGCTGCTGACCAGGGACGACTTGCGCGCGCGCGCGCGTTTTCTTAACATCCGCAATACGGTGGCGGCATTGCTGCACGCCGGCGTGCTGCCCATAGTCAATGAAAACGACACGGTTTCCGTGAGCGGGCTTAAATTCGGCGATAATGACTGTCTTGCAAGTCTGCTTGTCAACCTTGCAGACGCAGATATTTTTATCAATCTTACTTCCGCGCCCGGCGTGTTGGCCGCCGACCCCAGGCGCACGCCGGACGCGCCGGTCATGGAATATATTGACGACGCGGCGGCTCTTGATCTCAAACAGTTGTGCGGCGGCAAAACCGAAGCCGGATCCGGGGGGATGTATTCAAAACTGCTGGCAGCCGGACGAGCCGCGCAAATCGGCGTGCCCACCCTGATTGTGCAGGGGCGCGCGCCCGACGTGCTGATCCGCGCGTTTGATCTTGAGCTTGCCGGCGACGGGGATGCTCCCACATTTTTTGACGCGTGTCAGGGCACATGGGTGTTCCCTGCGCGGCAGGCCATACCGCATCGTAAATTCTGGATAGCCTATCAGTCGGAACCGGCCGGCGATGTGCTGGTGGACGCCGGCGCCGCAAACGCCTTGCTGCGCACGGGCGGCAGCCTTTTGCCCGGCGGCGTGCACGCCGTTGAGGGCTCGTTTCAAAAGGGGGCGCTGGTGCGCGTGATCCATGAAGGGCAAACTCTGGGTGTGGGCCTTTCCAACTACAGCGCGGCATATCTGAAAAAAATTATGGGCCTCAAACGCCACGAAGTGGCGGCCATACTGGGCGACGCGCATTACCCGGAAGTCATCCACCGGGATAATCTGCTGCTTGACGCGGCGGTTTAGGCGAAATCCCAGCCGGCTTCCAGCGCCGACGCGTTGATCGGAATCAGCTTGGCGTAGTGCGCGCTCACAACGCGGCTCAGGGCTTCCTGCACCGCCTGCAGCGGCAACGCATCTGTGGCGTGAAGCCACGCGCCGAGCGCCACCATGCTGGCGAGTCTGACATCGCCGATCCCGTGCGCAATGTCGTTGGCCGGGATGTACACGCTGCTTACTTCCCGGCTGACAAGACTTTTGTCTATAAGCGAGACGTTGACAATCTGCACGCCTTTTTTGTCAAGGCACGGCTGAAATTTTATCAGCGAAGGCTCATTGAGCACAATGGTGGAAAGGGGTTCGCGCACGATTGGCGAACCGATGGGCCGGGTGTCCAGCACCACGGTGCAATTTGCCGTGCCGCCGCGCATTTCCGCGCCGTACACCGGAATAAAGCTCACTTCAAAGCCTTGCTCCAGACCGGCCTGCGCCAGCAGATTGCCGATTATCATTACTCCCTGCCCGCCGAAACCGGCTATGATCACGTCCTGGTACTCAGACATTTTTGCCTTCCACTGATTCGTCGGCAACATCCTTGAAGACACCTAAAGGAAAAACGGGAATCATATCGTTGGCAATGCGTTTGTTGGCCGCAACAGGATCCAGATGCCAGTTGGTGGGACAGCCGGAAAGCAGCTCCACAAAACTGAAGCCGAGCCCGGCGATCTGCGCGTCAAAGGCCACGCGCACAGCCTTTTTGGCCTCACGAACGTGCTTGACGCTGTCCAGAGCGCAACGCGCCGAATATGTCACGCCCTGAAGCTGGGCCATGATTTCAGCAAGCCGTATGGGACCGCCTTCATTGCTGAGGCTTCTACCCTGCTTTGAGGTTGTTGTTTTTTGTCCGAGCAGGGTGGTGGGAGCCATCTGGCCGCCTGTCATGCCGTAAACGGTATTGTTGATAAAAACGGCGGTTATTTTTTCGCCCCTGTTGGCCGCGTGCAGGGATTCTCCAATGCCTATTGCGGCCATGTCTCCGTCTCCCTGATAGGTAAAGACAACGGCGTCCGGCCGTGCGCGGCGTACGCCTGTGGCTACGGCGCAGGCCCGCCCGTGCGGGGCTTCCACGCTGTCCACGTTAAGGTAGTCATATGTAAAGGCAGCGCACCCGACGGAGGCCACAAGAATGGTTTTATCCGCAACGCCGAGATCGTGCAGCACCTCGCTGACAAGACGGTGGGCAATGCCGTGGTGACAGCCGGGGCAATAATGGGTAACGCGCTCATTGAGCACAGGATTCGCGTCAAAAACAAGTTTTTCGTCGTTTCGCGGGCGCAGGCGCTTATCTGTCTGGCTCATTATGATTTCTCCTTGACTGCCTGAAGAATAGGGTCAATCAGCTCGCTCGCGCCGATAAACAGGCCAGGCATGACGCCGTGCCAGAGTACGGATGAAACGCCGTTCAAGGCAAGACGCACATCTTCAAGCATCTGACCGGTGTTTTGCTCTATGACAAGAAAACGACGGCCCCTCGCGCGAGAGCGCAGGGCTTCTTCCGGGAAGGGGTAGAGGCTCACTGGTCTGAACAGGCCCACTTTGCGTCCTTCAGCACGCAGACGGCGTACGGCGCTACGCGCAATGCGGGCTATTGAGCCGAAGGCTACCACAACAAGCTCGGCATCGTCTGTATATTCAGAGTCGAACAGCGCTTCGCGGCGCATGTCCGTATATTTTTGCAGCAAAAGGCGATTGCGATCGGCAAGCGCGCCCTCGACCAGATACACGGATTTGAGCAGGCGGGGAACGGCGTTTTGCCCGCGCCCGCCAAAGCCTTCTATGCGCCAGGCTCTCGCGAGATCGCTCATGGCTTCCGGTTTGTGCGTCCCCGCGGGGGGGACGCGGCGCACCGGCTCCTTGATTTGGGCCACAATGGCGTCGCCGAGAATCATAACGGGGTTTTGCCAGGCAAAGGCCAGAGCAAAGGCACGGAACATGAAATCATAGCATTCCTGCGCCGAGGATGGCGCCAGCACCAGATTGCGGTGGTCGCCGTGGCCGCCGCCTTTCACTGCCTGAAAATAATCACCCTGAGATGGGCCGATGTCGCCGAGGCCGGGCCCGCCGCGCGACATATTGATGATGACTCCTGGAATATGGCTGCCTGCCATGTAGGAGATGCCCTCCTGCATCAGCGAAATGCCGCAGCTTGATGAGGATGTCATGGCGGCAACACCGCAGGCGCCCGCTCCAAGCAGCATGTTGATCGCGCCGACCTCGCTCTCCGCCTGGACAAAAGCGCCGCCATTTTCAGGAATGAGAGAAGAAAGAAGCTCCGGCACTTCGTTTTGCGGCGTGATGGGATAACCGAAATAACAGCGGCATCCGGCGTCTACAGCGCCGAAGGCCACAGCTTCGTTGCCCTTGATCAGCACGCGGTCAGCCTCGCTCATGACGCCTCCCCTTTGGGCTTTGCGCTTTTAAAAACACGTATGGCCGTATCCGGGCACATAATGGCGCACGAAGCACAGCCTGTACATGCGCCTTCCGTTTCCATCACTTCGTAGCCTTGGCGATTGAAACGGCCTGAAGGCCGCAGAATACCCGCTGGGCAGGCATCCACGCAAAGGCGGCAACCTTTGCACCGTTCTTCCAGAAAAACAACTCGTGACATAGTGTTGAAACCATCAGGTTAGATAATCATGGCTGGAACCATATTCTGCGTGCCATGCACTGTTTGGCGGGAAGTATCGTCAACGCAGCAGCATGGCGTCGCCATATGAAAAAAAACGATAGCCCCCGCGCACTCCTTCCGTATAAGCCGCCAGTACGCGCTCACGCCCAGCAAAGGCGGAAACAAGCATGAGCAAGGACGATTTCGGCAGGTGAAAATTGGTCAGCAACGCGTCCACAACACGAAATTTTTTACCCGGGCAGAGAAAAATATCTGTCCAGCCTGTATACGGCCGGACTTTACCGCACAGTTCCGCCACCCCTTCCAACGCGCGGGCGCTTGTCGTGCCCACGGCCAGCACTGGCCGGCCCTGTGCCCGCGCCTTAATAATGGCGTTTGCCGCGTCTTCTTGAATTTCAATATACTCTTTGTACATATTATAGCTACGTATGTCTTCACATCGTACAGGGCTGAATGTTCCGTACCCCACATAGAGGGTGATTTCAACCCATTCAAAGCCTTTTGCCGTCAGGCTTTCCCGCAGGAGCGGCGTAAAATGCAGCCCAGCCGTCGGCGCGGCCACGGCGCCTGTTTTGCTGTTTGCGGCATAGATGGTCTGGTAGCGGGCCGCATCTTCTTCATTGTCAGGGCGTTTGATATAGGGCGGCAGCGGGATGTGCCCCGCCGTCGCAAAGGATGCGGCCAGATCTTCGCGCCAGCTGAGGCGCACGCGGCGCACGCCGAACGGGGCTGTTTCCAGCACGGTGACGCTTATGCCCGCGCCGAAGTGGAGACTTTCTCCGTCGCGCACGCTGCCGCCGGCGCGTAAAAGCCCTTTGACTTCAGCGTAAAAAGCGTTGTCTGCGGCGGCCGCATCGCACCGCGCGCGTTTCAGCACAATGGGCAAGGGCGTGAGCAGCAAAAAATCCGCCTTGCCGCCGGTGGCGCGCGCTCCTGTAAGGCGCGCCTGCAAAACGCGCGCATTGTTGACCACAAGCAACGCTTTGTCAGGCAGGCAGTCCGGCAGGTCGTTAAAATTTTTGTGGGCAAGCGCCAGTTCGCCTGCCCGTTGCATAACAAGCAGGCGGGATGAACCACGTTTTTCTGGCGGGAACTGTGCAATCTGCTCCGGCGGAAGCTCATACTGATAACTGCTCAGCAAAAAATCTGCTTCATCGGGTGTCATGGTTGTTCTATGGTTTATTCCGGCGACGCGGGATCGTTGCTGTCGCCAGCCTTCACGAAAGCAGACCGGCTTTTGTGGGCAGTTAATAAGCTTTTTCGTATTTTGTTCGACTGTCAACGTAGAAGTAAATATTCCACTTCTAAATAAAATATACTAAGGAGAGCACAAAGCCAGGATGCTTTGAAACTGCGCAAGCACTGCTTAATATTATTATAGTATAAAATTTTTATTAGCATATCTTAATTTAAAAATTTCAAAATTTTATATTTCAAAAATTTGAACAACATCTGTTTGAATATAAAATTGAATCAATGCATATTATAAAAATATCAAAAAATAATGAACTACTAATTAACAACATAATAGATGATATATTACATATTCATGGTATCCAGATATTTCAGCGATGTGCTCTCTGCCGGCAAAGTCTGAGAGATATGTCTTTACCACTATAGATCGTATTTCATGCCTTGCTATCTTCATGGGATGGAGTCCAACAAATTCTATATTATTTTAAAGTTAAAATGCCTTAGAGCCATTATTATACGAACGCCCGCCACCAAGCGAGCACAGGCAGCGTCAGAACAAGCAGGGATGCCGCAATCTGCGGCAGAGCCGGCCAGCCGCGCTTCCGGCGAGCAGCTTCGCACATGCCCAGGACGAGTCCGCAAGCCAGCCCGGCCACATGTGCCGCATAATCCGTGCGTTCCCCTCCCGTACCCAGCAAAACCAGCAGGCCAACGCCTGCGGCCACGGGCAAAAACATGTTGCGCC contains the following coding sequences:
- a CDS encoding thiamine pyrophosphate-dependent enzyme, with the translated sequence MSQTDKRLRPRNDEKLVFDANPVLNERVTHYCPGCHHGIAHRLVSEVLHDLGVADKTILVASVGCAAFTYDYLNVDSVEAPHGRACAVATGVRRARPDAVVFTYQGDGDMAAIGIGESLHAANRGEKITAVFINNTVYGMTGGQMAPTTLLGQKTTTSKQGRSLSNEGGPIRLAEIMAQLQGVTYSARCALDSVKHVREAKKAVRVAFDAQIAGLGFSFVELLSGCPTNWHLDPVAANKRIANDMIPVFPLGVFKDVADESVEGKNV
- the obgE gene encoding GTPase ObgE; the encoded protein is MRFVDETKIQVRAGKGGHGCVSFRREKFVPRGGPDGGDGGDGGSVVIQADSHLLSLYDLRVRRLYKAQNGQPGQGSRCNGKKGEDLVLALPVGTLVFVVGPDGERLLADLNESGLRVTAARGGRGGKGNEHFKSATIRAPRFAQPGEPGEEHSLRLELKILADAGLIGLPNAGKSTFISRISSARPKIAAYSFTTLAPNLGVMIDTVDPDRRMVIADIPGLIEGAHTGHGLGSRFLKHVERTRFLVHILSVEDVDDANPWACFALINEELRRFDAKLAERRQIEVVNKIDLVNKNRLVALKGRAAADGRRMFFISALHSENLEELLAEIWRLRDAVGSNMPLTHIAREEAAVDGEDEFPEIEVRYTRE
- a CDS encoding catalase-related domain-containing protein is translated as MDSYEPKDDATDDCFYQAGDLYRLMTEDKKVILIDNTARNIAEVTANIKYRHVEHGNSEFADKHSHSN
- a CDS encoding 2-oxoacid:acceptor oxidoreductase family protein, with product MSEYQDVIIAGFGGQGVMIIGNLLAQAGLEQGFEVSFIPVYGAEMRGGTANCTVVLDTRPIGSPIVREPLSTIVLNEPSLIKFQPCLDKKGVQIVNVSLIDKSLVSREVSSVYIPANDIAHGIGDVRLASMVALGAWLHATDALPLQAVQEALSRVVSAHYAKLIPINASALEAGWDFA
- the proB gene encoding glutamate 5-kinase → MTTRGTGLNADRRRERALALAHARTVVIKVGSAVLSNSQGLDTDVMAELARQMAVVRNAAAGRRLVLVSSGAVAAGRAVLAANGQKVEAAGLAARQAAAAVGQGRLIRVWEDSFAVHGISTAQMLLTRDDLRARARFLNIRNTVAALLHAGVLPIVNENDTVSVSGLKFGDNDCLASLLVNLADADIFINLTSAPGVLAADPRRTPDAPVMEYIDDAAALDLKQLCGGKTEAGSGGMYSKLLAAGRAAQIGVPTLIVQGRAPDVLIRAFDLELAGDGDAPTFFDACQGTWVFPARQAIPHRKFWIAYQSEPAGDVLVDAGAANALLRTGGSLLPGGVHAVEGSFQKGALVRVIHEGQTLGVGLSNYSAAYLKKIMGLKRHEVAAILGDAHYPEVIHRDNLLLDAAV
- the vorB gene encoding 3-methyl-2-oxobutanoate dehydrogenase subunit VorB is translated as MSEADRVLIKGNEAVAFGAVDAGCRCYFGYPITPQNEVPELLSSLIPENGGAFVQAESEVGAINMLLGAGACGVAAMTSSSSCGISLMQEGISYMAGSHIPGVIINMSRGGPGLGDIGPSQGDYFQAVKGGGHGDHRNLVLAPSSAQECYDFMFRAFALAFAWQNPVMILGDAIVAQIKEPVRRVPPAGTHKPEAMSDLARAWRIEGFGGRGQNAVPRLLKSVYLVEGALADRNRLLLQKYTDMRREALFDSEYTDDAELVVVAFGSIARIARSAVRRLRAEGRKVGLFRPVSLYPFPEEALRSRARGRRFLVIEQNTGQMLEDVRLALNGVSSVLWHGVMPGLFIGASELIDPILQAVKEKS
- the queA gene encoding tRNA preQ1(34) S-adenosylmethionine ribosyltransferase-isomerase QueA produces the protein MTPDEADFLLSSYQYELPPEQIAQFPPEKRGSSRLLVMQRAGELALAHKNFNDLPDCLPDKALLVVNNARVLQARLTGARATGGKADFLLLTPLPIVLKRARCDAAAADNAFYAEVKGLLRAGGSVRDGESLHFGAGISVTVLETAPFGVRRVRLSWREDLAASFATAGHIPLPPYIKRPDNEEDAARYQTIYAANSKTGAVAAPTAGLHFTPLLRESLTAKGFEWVEITLYVGYGTFSPVRCEDIRSYNMYKEYIEIQEDAANAIIKARAQGRPVLAVGTTSARALEGVAELCGKVRPYTGWTDIFLCPGKKFRVVDALLTNFHLPKSSLLMLVSAFAGRERVLAAYTEGVRGGYRFFSYGDAMLLR
- a CDS encoding 4Fe-4S dicluster domain-containing protein, translated to MSRVVFLEERCKGCRLCVDACPAGILRPSGRFNRQGYEVMETEGACTGCASCAIMCPDTAIRVFKSAKPKGEAS
- a CDS encoding rhomboid family intramembrane serine protease yields the protein MSGTLFLSFLARLIGVGRAVYLTMFGGTAGNALTVVWRGTAVVSMGFSTAFFAVVGALAGVMSLQRRGGRNMFLPVAAGVGLLVLLGTGGERTDYAAHVAGLACGLVLGMCEAARRKRGWPALPQIAASLLVLTLPVLAWWRAFV